CGCTGGAGGCGGAGGCGGCGCTCACCGGGGCCGCGGTGGGCCCGGACTTGTTCGAGGAGGCCGGGCGGCTCGCGGCCCAGGAGGCCAGGCCCATCGACGACGTGCGTGCGAGCGCCGCCTACCGGCGCCGGCTCGTGGCGGTGCTCGTCTCGCGGGCGCTCGGCGCCTGCGCCGAGGAGCTGGCAAGGAGGGGGAAGTCATGAAAACGCTCGTCACCCTGAACATAAACGGGGAGGACTTCGAGGTCCCCGTGGCGCCCACCGACTTTTTGGTAGACGTGATCCGCGACCGGGTGGGGCTCACGGGCACCAAGCGCGGGTGCGGCATCGGCGACTGCGGGGCGTGCACCGTGCTCGTGCAGGGGCGCCCCCTCCTCTCGTGCCTGACGCTTGCGCTCTCGTGCGTGGGAAAGCCCATCACCACCATCGAGGGCCTGGCCGAGACCCGAGGGGCAGACGGGG
The genomic region above belongs to Thermodesulfobacteriota bacterium and contains:
- a CDS encoding (2Fe-2S)-binding protein; the encoded protein is MKTLVTLNINGEDFEVPVAPTDFLVDVIRDRVGLTGTKRGCGIGDCGACTVLVQGRPLLSCLTLALSCVGKPITTIEGLAETRGADGADALHPVQRAFVEGGAIQCGYCTPGMILSTVALLERIPNPTADEI